A window from Vulcanimicrobium alpinum encodes these proteins:
- a CDS encoding photosynthetic reaction center cytochrome c subunit family protein has protein sequence MNLRRWLGPSVIVATLALSGAVQPLVDQARAAGPASTPVPKITNLSGGLGAQDSQQVTADQAKGYGPVDQTAPLDFSTQPKTVPHEYVPGRLYNVQVYTKYSYAQLIGQMTYFASSLGVQCTYCHNAQNYAYDTSTKKAARLMAKMVVAANAQYIDPVHKDYPNYAVSGAVGCVTCHRGQPRMAVQYNVVPVQYLDYRYKNQKQAGYTVNSMYGVARSLGVNCLFCHNTADFISLQYYPTNQIAHRMWRMVDAINHEYLPANIKAVTCYTCHQGAKWPTRMVTAALDQTPVDPKAAHPEVHENPGAHLASGAQP, from the coding sequence GTGAACCTGCGTCGCTGGCTCGGTCCTTCCGTGATCGTCGCGACGCTCGCGCTCTCCGGCGCGGTGCAGCCGCTCGTCGACCAAGCGCGCGCCGCGGGGCCGGCATCGACGCCGGTCCCGAAGATCACCAACCTCTCCGGCGGTCTCGGCGCGCAAGATTCTCAGCAGGTCACCGCCGATCAAGCCAAAGGCTACGGGCCCGTCGATCAAACCGCACCGCTCGACTTCTCGACCCAGCCGAAGACGGTGCCGCACGAGTACGTTCCCGGCCGCCTCTACAACGTGCAGGTCTACACGAAGTACTCGTACGCGCAATTGATCGGGCAGATGACGTACTTCGCGTCGTCGCTCGGCGTCCAATGCACGTATTGCCACAACGCGCAGAATTACGCGTACGACACGTCGACCAAGAAGGCTGCGCGCCTCATGGCCAAGATGGTCGTCGCGGCCAACGCGCAGTACATCGACCCGGTGCACAAGGACTATCCGAACTACGCCGTCTCGGGCGCGGTCGGATGCGTCACGTGTCACCGCGGCCAGCCGCGGATGGCGGTCCAGTACAACGTGGTCCCGGTTCAGTATCTCGACTACCGCTACAAGAACCAGAAGCAGGCCGGTTACACCGTGAACTCGATGTACGGCGTCGCCCGATCGCTCGGCGTGAACTGCCTGTTTTGCCACAACACCGCCGATTTCATCTCGCTGCAGTACTATCCGACCAACCAAATCGCGCATCGCATGTGGCGGATGGTCGATGCCATCAATCACGAGTATCTGCCGGCAAACATCAAAGCGGTCACATGCTACACGTGTCACCAAGGCGCTAAGTGGCCGACTCGCATGGTCACCGCCGCGCTCGATCAAACGCCGGTCGATCCGAAGGCCGCCCATCCCGAGGTTCACGAGAACCCGGGCGCCCATCTCGCGTCGGGAGCGCAGCCCTAA
- a CDS encoding light-harvesting protein, whose product MGPASYEVDADQVPEAYRHLFNNADWTVHKFVVYGSWGFFVVAIVAHVLAYSYKPFI is encoded by the coding sequence GTGGGGCCCGCTTCGTATGAGGTCGACGCCGACCAAGTACCTGAGGCCTATCGCCACCTCTTCAACAACGCGGACTGGACAGTCCACAAATTCGTCGTGTACGGATCGTGGGGATTCTTCGTGGTCGCGATCGTGGCGCACGTCCTCGCCTACTCCTACAAGCCGTTCATCTAG